The DNA region TTCCTGCACAAAACCCCTCGCCTCTCTAAGACAGTAAGAGAGGAACATCAATTTCCGTGTAATCTTACAATACATTCTGGTTGGTGTTGCAGAGCAGACTGTTtcgagttttttcttcttttttcgttttcttgGGCTGAATGAGCTCCCAATGCCTTCTTTAGGTACCTTTCCTggtaaagtttcaaaattttccaaCATTTATCCTCCGTCTGATGGCTTTTACTCTTTTGGCTTTCTTGGGTTTTGTTTGGTTACTTCAGTATTTTGAGtctctccttcttttcaattttgtttcttctctactAGGTATCATTCTTGAGTAACAATTAATTACATTTTCCAATCTTAGGTCTAAGCTTTTTTATTCAACAAATTCATAGTTACTGGGTTGAGAAAAGACTATTGCTTTGCATAGTTTATAGAGAGAGAGTGTTCACTAGTGTTTTGTCCAGTTGGCCCTTTGATTTTTGATATTGAACCTTATGTGTAATCTTGCAGATATTGCTACTATCCAACCTTCCTTGCAAGCTCATCTTGTTCCATTGGGGGCTCAGAGTATTATCCATGCTAAAACTCTACCTAATCCATGGAGACAATCCCGTTTCTCcaagaatttgaaattttacaCGGGTCATACTCATGTCCGAAGAGGCAAAGTCCTTATCACTGCAGTGGCCACTCTTGAAACCAAGTATCCTGCTCAGAAAGAAAACCAACAGATCACTTCGGTGTCCTCTGATGCTCGAAATGGAAGTGCTGATGATGGCGAAGAGTTGCAACAAGTGGATGATAGAGAAAAGTTGAGAAGGATGAGGATTTCTAAGGCAAATAGAGGGAACACTCCTTGGAACAAAGGCAGGAAGCATAGTCCGGGTGAGTAGTCTTTGCTCAGCCGTATCTACAACAGTATATCAGTTGGTTCTAGTTGGACACATTGTAATACTTTTTCACTTTTGATTTTATGCAGAGACCCTACAGAAGATTAGAGAACGGACAAAGATTGCTATGCAAGACCCAAAGGTGATGTCATGTAAGAATGGTACTATATGTAGTTTTAGAGGAGTCGCCGGTAGTAACTCTAGTGGGTCTTGTACCGATATCAATTGTTAGTGGCTTAgtgcacacaaaaaaatgttcttttgtcaaacagatACTACCCTTTTGTTATTCTTGTCTTGAGGTATATACCTTTAGGAAAGCGTTGCAGGTAAAACTTATGTTATGTTAGGGCGTTTTGTGTTTGCCCTAATTTTTCAACCCCTCATAGAACCTTTGTGTCTTCGTCATGTGCAGATCAAGCTGAAATTAGCAAATCTTGGGCACGCACAAAAGTCAGTACCGGTTTTTCTTTTGCCTTTAAACTTGTCGGaccttttggtttttgttctgCTTTTGTTATCATAATACTATCTTCCCAAATTTGCATGCATTTGCCAGCAAGGAGACACGGATAAAAATTGGGGAAGGAGTGCGGATGCGATGGGCAAGGCGGAAGGAGAGGAGAAAAGTGCAAGAGACATGTCATTTCGAGTGGCAAAACTTGATAGCGGAAGCTGCTAAAGAAGGATATATAGATGAGGAAACGCTTCAGTGGGATTCTTACAACATCTTGGATCAACAGAATCAACTGGAATGGCTGGAAAGTGTTGAGCAGAGGAAAGCCGCTAGAGGAGCTAAAAGTAACAGAAGAGCGCCAAAATCTCCTGAACAAAGAAGGAGAATTGCAGAAGCAATAGCTGCTAAATGGGCTGATCCAGTGAGTTGTCCAGTAAATTTAATCTACTTGCTTGATGTTTTTTGTTCTTGGCCATGTTTAACTCAGTTTGCTTTCTCTTTATCAGTCTTACCGTGAAAGGGTTTGCTCCGGCTTGGCAAAGTATCACGGTATAACTGATGGTGTTGAGAGGCGTCGTAGAAGACCAAGCAATACAGAGCCGAGAAAGAAGAATCCTGCAAAGAAGAGTACAAGGGATTCAGAAACCGAACGGCAAAGCCAAGTTCAAGTAGTGAAAGTACGGAAGCGAAAAACGCCTGTGTATAAAGATCCTATGGCAAGTTCAAAGCTAGAAATGATAAAAAGCATCAGAGCAAAACGAGTGGCGGAAGAATCAAAGAAGATGGATGCTGTGGAACGAGCAAGGTCAGTCCCCacttaaaaaaacag from Camelina sativa cultivar DH55 chromosome 3, Cs, whole genome shotgun sequence includes:
- the LOC104778317 gene encoding uncharacterized protein LOC104778317 isoform X1, with the protein product MPSLGTFPDIATIQPSLQAHLVPLGAQSIIHAKTLPNPWRQSRFSKNLKFYTGHTHVRRGKVLITAVATLETKYPAQKENQQITSVSSDARNGSADDGEELQQVDDREKLRRMRISKANRGNTPWNKGRKHSPETLQKIRERTKIAMQDPKIKLKLANLGHAQNKETRIKIGEGVRMRWARRKERRKVQETCHFEWQNLIAEAAKEGYIDEETLQWDSYNILDQQNQLEWLESVEQRKAARGAKSNRRAPKSPEQRRRIAEAIAAKWADPSYRERVCSGLAKYHGITDGVERRRRRPSNTEPRKKNPAKKSTRDSETERQSQVQVVKVRKRKTPVYKDPMASSKLEMIKSIRAKRVAEESKKMDAVERARLLISEAEKAVKVLEIAALKSPVAQASLLESKKLIAEATQLIESMEMRQIASDEDGTDPNNSVQEVDSESETKDAHDQEEQPGEINGTHTFPINGESLLHLNMRSSDLPTFNIEGTTDQFVSEKGSNTSQGDREDIKHGIVPQPNGTRVHPPAESNGAVRRHAADAEDHPLPNGYHGMDEKVASLETGHVTKKWVRGRLVEVTEAA
- the LOC104778317 gene encoding uncharacterized protein LOC104778317 isoform X2, which produces MPSLDIATIQPSLQAHLVPLGAQSIIHAKTLPNPWRQSRFSKNLKFYTGHTHVRRGKVLITAVATLETKYPAQKENQQITSVSSDARNGSADDGEELQQVDDREKLRRMRISKANRGNTPWNKGRKHSPETLQKIRERTKIAMQDPKIKLKLANLGHAQNKETRIKIGEGVRMRWARRKERRKVQETCHFEWQNLIAEAAKEGYIDEETLQWDSYNILDQQNQLEWLESVEQRKAARGAKSNRRAPKSPEQRRRIAEAIAAKWADPSYRERVCSGLAKYHGITDGVERRRRRPSNTEPRKKNPAKKSTRDSETERQSQVQVVKVRKRKTPVYKDPMASSKLEMIKSIRAKRVAEESKKMDAVERARLLISEAEKAVKVLEIAALKSPVAQASLLESKKLIAEATQLIESMEMRQIASDEDGTDPNNSVQEVDSESETKDAHDQEEQPGEINGTHTFPINGESLLHLNMRSSDLPTFNIEGTTDQFVSEKGSNTSQGDREDIKHGIVPQPNGTRVHPPAESNGAVRRHAADAEDHPLPNGYHGMDEKVASLETGHVTKKWVRGRLVEVTEAA